The Lujinxingia vulgaris genome segment AGGCGCTTAAACTCTATGAGGCGATGGGCTCCAATGAGCAGTTCGCGGTGCGTCTGAACCTCGCGCTCATCGCGTTGCGCAGCGGTGACCCCTCGCGCGCGCTGCACCTCTGCGCTCCGCTCGACGATGCATTTGAGCGCGCAGCTCAGGTGGCCCCCCGCGCCCAGGTGCTCGCGACCACGCTGGCCGCCCAGGCCCGGCTGGGCCGCTGGCGAGAGCTTTTGGCCACCATCTCCACGCGCGACCCCGTGCTTTGCGGAGCGGCCCTCAACGCCTTCGGCGTCTATGAGCTCTTTGAGGAGGCCTGCGAGGTTGCCAATGTTCACGGGCAAACGGAGGTGGTCGAGGCGTTGCGCCGCCTTATGAAGAACCTGCACGGGGACTTCGACGGGCTCAACATCGAGTCGAGCAGGGTGAGCGACGAGCCTCAATGAGCCACGGCGACTATTATCAGGAACTCTCGCGTGCCCGCGAACCGGCGCAGCGCGCTGGCTGGCGCCATCGCCTGGAGCAGTGGTTGCGCTTTGAGCTGACCTGCGCCGCGCTCCGACCGCACCCCGGCGACCACATCGTGGATCTGGGATGCGGCCCGGCGGCTCTCGCCGCCTACCTTCATCCTCATCCCGCCCGATACCTGGGAGTTGAGCGCCACCCCGCAGTCGTCGACCACGCTCGCCAGACGCTCGCCACACTGAGCTCCGACGCCAACCTTTTGCACGCCGACCTCTTCGACCCACGGGTCGACGCCGCCGGCCCCTTTACGCTCGCCATCGCCATCGGCGCGCTGGTCGACGGCCGCGCCTCCACCCGGGCTCAACGCGCCGAGCGTGCCAGCGCCCACGTGCGTCGCGTACTGGAGCTGGCCGGGCAGGGCGCGGCGCTCTTTGTGCTCGACCAGACCGCGCTCGACGCCGACCCGATCCGTAGCCTGGAGCCGGCGCTGCTGGGCATCCACGAGCACGAGCTCCGCGCGATCGCCACAGAACTCTCCCAACCCTTGACCCTCGCTCAGCCTATCGCCGGCGAGTGGATGGTGCTCGCGGGCGCGCGCCCGGCCAACTTCGACGCCCTGGCCGAACGCGCGACCTGCGGCGAGCGCGTCCTCGAGCGTTGGCGGGCCGCCGGTGGCCACGACCCGGCCGACCACACCTGGCTGTGGTGGGTCGCCGGCGAGCACAGCCGTGCCTTTGACGCCTTCGCAAAGGTGCCGCTGAATCATCCCCGCCATGCGCTGCTTAAAGCGCGTCTGGAGCTGATGGACGCGTAAGGTGGGAGGCTAGCTCAGTGCGGCGCGTGCTGCGCCAGCTGCCGCGTCTGCACACTGCTGCGCAGCGTCTGCTGCTCCGGTCGCACCGGCAAATACACCGTGAAGAGCGAGCCGCGCCCCTCTTCGCTGTCGACCTTGATGTAGCCCCCGTGCATCTCGGCAAAACGTTTGGCAACCGCCAGCCCCAGCCCGATCCCCCGCTTATTAAACTCGAACTGCCCCGAGGAGTGGTGGCCGGTGTTAAAGGTGCTGAAAAACACGTCGAAGATCTGCGCGATGTCGTCGTCGGAGATTCCCACGCCGCTGTCGCGCACCGTCAACGCCAGCACCTCCGGATCGTCGGAGAGCCCGATATCCAGCGTGATGACCTGATCGTCGTACGAGAACTTGATCGCGTTCATCAGCAGGTTCAGGCACATGTCGTTGAGCTTATCTTCGTCGGCCAGAATGCTCTGAGCCTCCGGCGCAACGACGGTCTCCAGGCGCTGATTTCGTTTCTGAAGAAAGGGATCAAGCTGGTCCTGCAGCGAGTCCACGAACTTACGCACGTCTACCCACTCCAGATCCAGCGCCTCACCGGACCCGTCATCGCCGAGCATCTTAAAGATGCGGTTGGAGATATTCTTGAGCCGCACCGCGCTCGAATCGATCCCGCTGAGCGCCTTGGACGCCACCGAGGAAAGGTCTTCGCCAAGCTCTTTACGCAGCAGGAAGGTGTAGCCAAACACGATCGCAATTGGGGTGTTCAGCTCGTGGCTGACCACCTCCATAAAGACGTTTTTGACCCGATCGAGCAGCTTGAGCTCTTCGTTGGCAGCGCTCAAGAGCGCGTTCTGCTCTTCGAGCTGCTCGTTGGCCTCGCGCAGCTGCGCCATCAACTCTCGCCGCTCCCGCTGCGCCCGGTAATACTCAAAGGCCTGCGCCACAAATAGGCGCAGCTCCACCGGCTTCCAGGGCTTGGAGATGTAGCGGTAGACGTGCCCCTCGTTGATCGCGTCGATGACGTCGGAAATGTTGGAGTAGCCCGTAAAAAGCACCCGCACGATCTCGGGGTGGTCCTCGCGCAGCTCGGCCAGAAACTCAATGCCCGACATCTTCGGCATGCGCTGGTCGGTCATCACCACCTGCACGTCGTGCGCGGCGATGAGCTTGAGCGCTTCCTCCACCGACTGGGCGGTGAGCACGGTGTATTCTTTACGAAAAAGGCGCGCGATCGCGTCGAGGATATCCGGCTCGTCGTCGACCACCAGAAAGGTCCCCCGAGACTGCGCACCCGTAAAGCTGGTCATAACATCACCCGTTGAGCGCTCGGACTCAGGGGGGCTGCCCCTGAGCGCGGTTGCCGCGCGCGGGTCGCAGGTTCAAGGCGACCGGGCTGCTGCGCCGCGGAACGTAGGTCAGTGTCGAAGTGAAGCGAAGACTAACAGATGCTCCCCCGGCGTAAAAGGCGTATTGAACACCCCGACCTCACTTATTGCTACGTCTAAGCACTTGCCATTTGGCAGGGTTAAACACAGGCAGGGCTCAGACTGTGAATCAAACAGTCTGAGCCCCTGAAATATTTAGCCTTCGCCTTCTTCCAGCAGCTTCAAGAAGGTCGACTCGCCAATGATCGCGATGTTGCCGCCCTCGGCGTTGAACTTCTCCGCCTTCTTGAGCTTGCTCGAGCGCCAGCCGCCCTCAAAGCGCTCCATATCGGCGTCGCCCATCACCAGGTAGTCCAGATCTTTGACCACCGAGGAGGGGCAGTCGCCTCCGCGTTTTTCGACCTCGGCCTGCGCGTCTTTGCGCGTCATCGACTCCATCGCGCCCGT includes the following:
- a CDS encoding class I SAM-dependent methyltransferase; the protein is MSHGDYYQELSRAREPAQRAGWRHRLEQWLRFELTCAALRPHPGDHIVDLGCGPAALAAYLHPHPARYLGVERHPAVVDHARQTLATLSSDANLLHADLFDPRVDAAGPFTLAIAIGALVDGRASTRAQRAERASAHVRRVLELAGQGAALFVLDQTALDADPIRSLEPALLGIHEHELRAIATELSQPLTLAQPIAGEWMVLAGARPANFDALAERATCGERVLERWRAAGGHDPADHTWLWWVAGEHSRAFDAFAKVPLNHPRHALLKARLELMDA
- a CDS encoding hybrid sensor histidine kinase/response regulator, which encodes MTSFTGAQSRGTFLVVDDEPDILDAIARLFRKEYTVLTAQSVEEALKLIAAHDVQVVMTDQRMPKMSGIEFLAELREDHPEIVRVLFTGYSNISDVIDAINEGHVYRYISKPWKPVELRLFVAQAFEYYRAQRERRELMAQLREANEQLEEQNALLSAANEELKLLDRVKNVFMEVVSHELNTPIAIVFGYTFLLRKELGEDLSSVASKALSGIDSSAVRLKNISNRIFKMLGDDGSGEALDLEWVDVRKFVDSLQDQLDPFLQKRNQRLETVVAPEAQSILADEDKLNDMCLNLLMNAIKFSYDDQVITLDIGLSDDPEVLALTVRDSGVGISDDDIAQIFDVFFSTFNTGHHSSGQFEFNKRGIGLGLAVAKRFAEMHGGYIKVDSEEGRGSLFTVYLPVRPEQQTLRSSVQTRQLAQHAPH